The Hypanus sabinus isolate sHypSab1 chromosome 1, sHypSab1.hap1, whole genome shotgun sequence genome contains a region encoding:
- the si:ch211-153f2.3 gene encoding alanine and arginine-rich domain-containing protein → MLQASAVPRSRSPRSAALPAMSSDTQYEDTVSSRVLDDIKRRLLSAFRGAPAPCELAQTSSLSRSARVDEELRRAQIDGAISWVRTELLEMRCQDRQLARTLLELNSEIQVLRREQELRAGSPPARTAGIQK, encoded by the exons ATGCTCCAGGCAAGCGCCGTGCCGAGGAGCCGGAGCCCGCGGAGCGCCGCTCTGCCGGCCATGAGCAGCGACACCCAGTACGAGGACACCGTCTCCAGCAGGGTGCTGGATGATATCAAGCGCCGGCTGCTCAGCGCCTTCAGGGGAGCCCCCGCTCCGTGTGAGCTCGCCCAGACCAGCAGCCTGAGCAGGAGCGCCCGGGTGGACGAGGAGCTCCGCAGAGCGCAGATCGACGGAGCCATTAGCTGGGTCCGGACCGAGCTG TTGGAGATGCGATGTCAGGACCGGCAGCTGGCCAGAACATTACTGGAGTTAAACAGTGAGATCCAAGTACTGAGGAGAGAACAGGAACTGCGCGCCGGGTCGCCGCCGGCGCGAACCGCGGGCATTCAGAAATGA